The window TAAGCCTAAAAGAAAAAGTGAAGGATGGATAATCAAGAAAGCGAAAAGATGTTGCATTGGAAGAAACACTATGTTGTTGGTACCGGTTTCTATGGAAGCTCGGTATATTTTGCTTCACCAATGGGGGATCCCTCTTACTTCTGTTCTCCCCCATTTGCTGCAGTTAAATCgtctgaatttcaatactcttCTCCTCTGAGAAAGGAAGGGAAGATTTTGCAAGAGCTTAGGGGCTGTCCCTACATTCTTCATTGCTTTGGTGAGGACGAAAGCCTTGAAAATGGCAAAAGAACCTATAATCTGCTGCTTGAATTTGCACAAGGGGGGACACTTAGAGATTTATTGAATTCAAAGGTGGGAAAGAAAATTTCTGAAGAAGAGGCAGCCTATTACACTTACCAAATTTTAATGGCCATTCTTCATATTCATAGCAAAGGTTATATTCATTGTGATATAAACCCCCAAAACATTCTTGTCTTTCCTAATGCTGTAATTCATGCTAATGGAGTaaataatagattgaagttggcGGATTTCGGTTCAGCACTAAGGAAAGGAGAAAAAACTTGCCTAAAAAGCTGTATGTATCTTGGAGAGAGTCTCTGTTATGTCTCCCCGAGTTTATAGAGAAGGGAAATTTTCAACCAGTCAGCGATATTTGGTCCTTGGGCTGCATTCTTTGTGAGATGATCAGTGGAACCATGGTTTGGTCTGAAGCCGAAGCCAAAGGAAAAGAGGATGGATTAGAATTGCATATTGTTTGCAAGCATCCGAAAATCCCAAACGATGTTTCTGCTATTGCGATGGATTTCATAAAGAAATGCCTTGAAAGAAAGCATGAAAGAAGATGTACAGCAGAAGATTTGATTAAGCACCCCTTCGTACAAAATTTTCTTGATGCTTCGACTGACTGGATTTCAAAGAGGGATATGTTCAACGCACACAGTCGTGACACTCTTGGTAGCCATTTCATACCATTCAAGCTTTTCCCCTAAAGTTGAATTACAGATGTGTATTATTCGTTATTAGCGGTAGAGTTCGTTAAAAGTAGAGGAATACGTATAATTCATATTAGCTTTGATAGTTGTGGCCTGATCTATGGCCTTCTTACTGATACTAAACCACAGTATTAGCTTTGATAGTTGTGGCCTGATGTATGGTCTTCTTACTGATAATAAACCATATTAGCTTTGTGTGGACCAACTGTAAATGGCTCAGGAGGATCAAGCTAGTTGTAAATTGTCTTGAAATGCAGCAACTATATGTTAGATTGGTTATTGTTTTGTCTACTTTGTAGTATATGTTACATGATTGCAGGAACTTCACGTGTTTCATTTACTGCTTACATGAATCACTCAGTGATCTAAGGTGGGAGCATGGTCGTAATTACCACTTTCTACACCCTCTCAATTGTGCATTTACCACTTCTGAATTGTGACACATGAGCAGCTTGTGACTGCAAATTTTTCTTCCAAAGAGCATTGCttgctataaaaaaaaaaaatccaaaggaAAGAAGTCAAGAaccaaataaaatacatatatggactaaACACCACAAGGATTGCAGTTAACAGCATGGTCTTTCTCCAGCTCCAAGAAAAGCCTTTTTTTGACTAGTGCAGAAGTAGCTTTTTGATGTCAGATGTTCATTATCTGTCTATGTATGTTGTTCCATAAACGATCATGGTCCGTACAACTGTGTCAATTGGTATGGAAAAGTTAACCCCTGTGGACATACCGGAGCCTGCAGCATGTTTGAAATCTTAAAGCAATTAGAAAGAAATTCACTCAGATTTCATCTTTTCCTAATAGTAAGTTTCTCCGTATATAAGATATTCATGAGGACCAGAGGTATTAAACTCCTGGAGGCAGCAAGAAAAGTAATATATAGTTCATTTAAGATCAAGTAACTGAAATGACTAGAAGATGGTCAAATATCTGGTACAGGTTAACGGATTCAATATCCAACTCTACAGCATCAAACAAGTTTGAGCTCTAATTTCTTTCAGATAATGCAATTTCGCAGTAGGTGACAAAAGGTTCTTTGGATGAATCATAAAATGATGGCAATCTACATAATAACCAAGAGCCACCAGGGAGAAAGGAGTGAACTACAGCTTTTGTAATATAAATAGGGTCTAACTTTGTGATTAGGCTTTATCAGGgaaatttgatattttgattaGATTTAATCTTATCCTGTTTTGTCACCTAGTTTGGAACTGATCTATAATTTAATCCCTTTAGCATTTAATCTTTGTTTGAAAAGTTGGATTTTTATCAAGATTTTACTATATTATTGATTTCGATTAACTTCTCTTGAATTCCCATGGAAATATGTTAAATATGGCTAATTGCTAGGGGAGGGATCAGGGAATCAGATCCTATGGGCCCCAAAATTCTAACAGCTAGTATATTGGCTTAGGATACTGTTAATACGTTTGATGATTCCACTTCGTGGAAAAATTAAGCAGTTATCACTTTAAAATTTGGAATCAACATATAGCAGAAGAACTAACAAGTTCTGTGTAAAGAAGCAACAGGCTATTAATATAGTCAGCATGCAACGAACCAGATGAATCAAACAACAGGCTATTGATATAGTCAGCACTCCGTCATTTCATTAAGTTGTGGGCTTCAATATCCACATCAATTAATTTCTAGAAACAACAAAAGCAATGAACTTTTTACCGCTGCGGGTGAGGTTGCCTTACTTAAACCAATTACACGACCAGATGAACCACCTGAATTCCCTGCATAAGGTAGTAAGTATAGGTCAAAACTAAGTTTCCCATAGATGCATAACCTGATGAATAATGAGTTTTAGACAAGGAAAAGTAATCTATTTTGACCATCTTCAGCGATTAGAAATTGAATCAAACCAGCATTCTGCCCTGACCTCATGCTCAAGTAAACCACATTATTTAACTGGCTCTGCTCTTTTTGCCTTCTAAACAATGTCTTACGTCCTATCCAAACAGTGCATTGTGCAGAGGTGACCATAGTGCTATTCACTAAACTTTTCTCGCAACCAGTAAATCTCTTATATGGGAAAAATGGTTACCAACATTAATGGCAGCCTCTGTTTGAATAGGTCCTTTAATGGCGGCTCCATTTGGTGCCGTATTTCCCTGCCTAATCCACTAACTACCTGTAATATTTGAAATAATCAGATAAACTACAATAATATCCATTTCCCCCCATGATTatgcttcttctttcttttttttcctttcccaTTGCACGGAGAAACACGAGCAAATCAGTTTAACAACTTAATCAGTTTTAAGATTTTGCTTCCCTTTTGGCTAGGCCTAAGCTGACTTTCTTGAGAGTTGATAGTATATAGCATTATGAGTTGAACAAAATATTTCCCTTATTTATATCAGATGACATTACATACAGCAAAAGCAATGAGTTGACCTTTTATAGAAAAGGAAACATTTTACATCCTAAGAGGAAATGAAGATTACAAGTTCTCTACTGAGTAGGTTTAGCAGAAATGCATGAAAAATAAATGCTAGAAAGGCTTTTCCCTGGGAATGAAACCATAGAATGAGTCTCCACATGGAAATCTTTCTGAAGTATAAATAAATTGTAGATAAGTATTATCCCTGTTTTCAAATCCATAGGGATTTCCAATGGCAAAGCAATTTTGACCTACCTACATGTAAGCCATGGGAGGTACCAGCAGAGACTGGTTTTATTTCATCACCTTCAACGTCAATCTGCAGTTGAATATTAGACAACTAAAACCAGGGGACTCTTCAATCCAATCAGCATGTTTAGATATCAAAAGTTGTTAGACAACTTTATTCTGCACATCATTTTTTCATGTTTAGTATCCTATAACGTTTTTAGCTACTTGCTTAAGATTTGTATCTAAATGATCCAAACAAACGTTTTTAGCTACTTTTTGTCGACTATCACTATGAACAAAATTACTATCACTTGAATTTTGCAGCTAGTCAAATAGTGTCATATAAAATAGAACGGAAGGAGTTAGGTAATGTCATCTGTGTCATAGTTTTCTTCGACCATGAAATTTGGGTAAATAGAATTGTCTTTATAAAGATGATCAAAATAGATATTAAATAAGAATAGCAATTGGAAACCATATTATGGAACAGTTATGATTTAACACCTTGAGAAAAGCCAGATCATATGCTGGATCAACACCTACGATCTTCGCTCCCTTAGCTATGCTTTCTCCTTTAGCATTTACTAAAGAAACCTGAATAGAAACCTTTAAAATTAGAATGACTTGAAATGGAGCAGTGCGGTTCAATATCCAGATAGGAACAGAAAACAAAGGGATAAAACACCAGGAATGCAGAAAACCTTACAATGCTGCAGTCCACTTTGATCAGTAGCTAATTTAGCAATGACATGGTAATCGGTAACCTGCGATAAATTCAAAATATTCATGCCCCATTCTCAGAGAACTGTTTGATTTCAGAATTATAGGTACATTATATTTGGCGGCCGTAAGAAAGTAAAAACCATTGGAATCTTAAATACAAGTCTAACACATTTGACTTTCTTGAGAAGAGGCATTTAAATTTCTTGATATAAGCAGCAGGAGAATTAATCCAATTAAGATGGAAAATTGAAGATATTCATTGCATATTTGTAATCCTTAAAGTTGAAGAGTGATTAGATGTCTTAGAGCAGCGGCAGAGTGATTAGATGTCTTAACACTGTTCAAATTAACACTTTGATATGATGTTTTCTCCATCAAACTTTTTGACCATTACTTTAATATTTTCTTCCAGAATCACTAATACAATGTATAAACCAAATTAATATCTTAACTTCCATTCCCACTCAAAAAGTgtctataatataatatagaatgGAAGGATTAGTTAATATCATATTTGTCATAGTTTACTTCCACTGACCAATATATAAAATCTTTTTGATGGAGAAATTAGAATTGTCAGTATAAAGCTGACCAGTATAGAGAATAAATTAGTAACAAAATGACAATtggcaacaacaataagtaaTAGGTTGATTTAACAGCTTAAGAACAGCCAGATCATATGCTGGATCAACACCTACGATCTTCGCTTCCTTAGCTACGCTTTCTACCAAATGGTTCTGCTATTAAATTAATTAGAACTAATAAGCTTACCAATTATATTACTATAGATGATAAGACAAAAAATGATGCTTTGAAGTCTTTGTCTTGCTGAAGTTCAAAGAGCTGAACAACTCTTATCTTCATCTTGCTTAAGTTCATAAACTCTGAAATTAAAGCACAGTAGCAGAGTTAGACGAATAAACAAAAGAGGAAACAAAGAGAAGACGTAACAATTAAAGCTTTACATATTGGGTTTGCGAATTTGTTGAAGAAACAGAAGAAGGGGGAATTTGAGGTTGATGGGGTTGCAAATGAGGGGAGGATACCTCCAAAGACGACCACATGGGTAGTGATGTATTAAAACCAGACCAGATAATGTTAGACTACGTGTCACAGCTGATACTTTTAGCGCCATcattctttctttcaattaatgACGGCCTATTCTAaaagtttttattttaattttgggATGTATTAAAAAAACTAATATGTATGAACgtgtgttgcacgttaataatgacacgtgatgatttaaatatttattttatgaaaaaataataaaatttaattaatgagagaaattttatgtataataatacaacaatcatctaaatgccgaaaaatattactccctccgtttcaatttatgtgaacacatttgactgggcacagagtttaagaaaagagagaagacttttgaacttgtggtgtaaaatgaggtacATATATTTTAGGTCCCGTTCaacggcttaaggtctcgagcagtttcgtatagtgattttgaacttaggcgtacATCCAGATTTCGAAGCCCGTAGGAtaattcggcgcattttggcgaaaattggaaagttgaagtttttgaaggttgagaggtttgaccgagggttgacctTGTTGATAACGggttcggatttcgattccgtaAATTGGAACatgttcattatgtcatttatgacttatgtgaaaaatttgaagccatccggattgatttgatatgtttcggaaTGCATTTtgtaagttggaagatttaaaattttataagttcgattcgaggtgcaattCGCAATTTCGACGTTgttgcgtgatttgaggcctcgagtagatccgtgttttgttacgggacttattggtatattcggacgggatcccgagtgattcagatgagtttcagacgggTTTCAGATTGTTTTGGAGATTTTGTTAAGGCTAGTTTGGCAGTCACTGATGCTGTAATGACTAGACCagttgttttgctttctagatccccgttcccttAATAAGActcccagcatgtgcttttactattttatgacttgcggggatggttagttcgggttgaaatcagaacacatGATTCCTTATTATTGTCTTAagagggttaagtttgacttggatcAACATTTtcagtaaatgacctcggaaccgggatttgacagtccctataggttcgtatgataattttggacttggacgtatgttcagatcgggtttcggatgacctgggagcgtttcaacacataaagttgaaagttggcgcattgaaggttttatagttctttaaatttgggctGAAGTTGGTTTTAGTGTTAGCGAGGTCCGTTTTGGATTCAGAGCCTTGGTTttagacttgcacgtaaaatttggtgtcgttccgagtagtctaagtatgattcggcgcgttcgaagcaagttgaaaacttgaagttcataatttgattcaatttggttttggggtgcgattcttgatttcgttgttgttttatgcgttttgagagttcgagcaggtccgtatctTGTTTATggtcttgttggtgtatttggatggggtaccgagtggctcgggtgtgttttgtaCCGTCCGAAGTTAAGTTGAAAACACTAGAATTTtttgttctggtttccttcttcgcgaacacggagaagcaatcgcgttcgcgatgaaggaatgggTCTGGGTGGAATATTGCACTATGAGTTCGAGAGATGGAGACCGCGTTCGCGGAGCTTTGGGccactggccttcgcgttcgcgaagtgagaAACCAGCTGGGAAGGGGGTCTGTcattggtcttcgcgttcgctaagcagccatcgcgttcgcgatgggcagtCCAgctaagccttcacgttcgcgtgggCTTTCCCCCCATTTGCAAAGGGTATATTTGGATGCCCAATCACGATCGTGTATAAGGGCCACTGGGCAGAAACATTTTAAAAACGAGACTTAGACCCATTTTTCTCATCTTCTCACTTGTGTGGTTCGAATTTGGAGCTTCTTGTAGAGGGGtttccacctagctattgaaggtaagtaatccTTACCCAATgaaagtttaatacatagattgtgggtagattttaacatgtaaaattgtgaaaattatgggtttagttgaaaaacctaggttttgataaaaaatggtatttaaccacgaaaatgattatagaATTGGGAGAAAATTATATAtgtgagttcgtgaggttatgggtaacaattatctttgaatattttcggaatctgggacgtgggcccgagggtgaattttaagaatctttcaatttgggttgggtaagtactctaatagctaaactattaacttttgagcgtatattgattattttatataacatttgtctAGCTTCAGATTTGTTCGACACCAAGTTGGGTCCTTAGAATAAATTTGTGGCcgaaaagtaagctttgagacgaggtaagtctcttgcctaaccttgtaagagggaatttaccccataggtgatttaaattgctatttgattctaactgtgggggctacgtatgcacgaggtgacgagaatccgtgcgtaactactaattacgcttaagtccgggtagtttaggacccaaatcatgaaatacttctgatgtttgcaccctacttgttaattaaagtgcttaAATTATAGTAAAACTTGTTAAAGGATTTGTAAAAatcgaatttcacttacttgagttttggcgggtcaCTTGACTATTATTAGAGATTGAGCtactttgtgtattagccttataatagcttttaaatcggatgttcataaagtaatctatcttcttgtggagcgggccgaacgccttggcagtataatagatgcatctacggTTTGTGCCGCTCAACCCTTGGCAGTGTaaatattattctggatcgggccgtacgatcgacataaatcgtgcgtgttaaTGCTTGAAGCCCGAACACACGTGATATTATTTTTCATGAATTGAgagattataatttatttattttttcgaaATTTATTTGGAATTAGTATGTGCTAATGGAACATTATTGGAATTTACTATTAGTTAAAGAATTATTTAATCACTGTTGTCATTGTGttaatattattattcacatactCTATGTCTATTTagcatttctgtattttattgttagcccatagtaagtgtcgatgtcgatccctcatcactacttcttcgaggttagactggatacttactgggtacatgttgtttatgtactcacgctacacttctgcactaatcgtgcaggatctgaggtaggtgcatctggcagtcattccGGCGCGCACTCCTGTTACTCCGAggtctagtggtgagctgctcttctGAGTCCATTCCGCAGCACCCGGAGTctgtctctcttttgtatttattttctgtctactctatttcagacagtagtgtaGAGTTTtgttgtaacaacccgaccggtcattttgagtattacaatcccgttcccccatttactgctcaatttatgctttacagttgttatgtgacttgttggggtgattggttcaggtccggtgggattttggaatgaattggaacactaagttccaaggtttaaagcttaaaatagtgaccggatgttgacttatgtgtaaacgatcccgaaataaagttttgatgattacaatagctccgtatggtgattttggacttaagagcatgtccggaaaaattatttggaagcctgtagctaaattaggcttgaaatggctaaagtaaaaatttaagtttggaagtttgaccggggagttgactttttgatatcagagtcggaatctagttctaaaatttttcatagctcagttatgtcatttataacttgtgtgctaagtttgaggtcaatcagaattgaattgataggtttcggcatcgaatgtagaagttggaattcgttagttttcgttaagcttaaatcggggtgtgatttgtgattttagcattatttgatatgatttgaggcttcgactaagttcgtatgatgttttaggacttgttggtgtatttggttgaggtcccgggggcctcgggtgagtttcggatggttaacggatcgaaatttggacttaaacaactgctagAATTTTTTGATGCTTGTATCTGgcttccttcatcgcgttcgcgaggggagtctcgcgttcgtaaagaggaaatttggactggcccattttgtgctttgcgttcgcgaccgagggcacgcgttcgcaaagggtcgaGGGGCAAAGTTACGCGTCCGCGACCGAGGGCATGCGTTCGCAAAGGGTCGAGGggcaaagctacgcgttcgcgatcgagGCCTCACGTTCGCGGAAGGGAAAGCTGGCCTAGGGGAAATTTTATCTTTGCGTTTGCGAGAtcgggctcgcgttcgcgaaggaggaaattcgggaagcacaattttgtgcttctCGAATGCGAGGAagcttccgcgttcgcgtagaagaaacatctggacagaaagtttaagttctgatttTCCAtatttgacgaattggagctcgggaagaggtgattttcgggagattttcaaggaaaacaacggggtaagtgttcttaactcaatattt is drawn from Nicotiana tomentosiformis chromosome 12, ASM39032v3, whole genome shotgun sequence and contains these coding sequences:
- the LOC138902399 gene encoding protease Do-like 5, chloroplastic encodes the protein MNILNLSQVTDYHVIAKLATDQSGLQHCKVSLVNAKGESIAKGAKIVGVDPAYDLAFLKIDVEGDEIKPVSAGTSHGLHVGNSGGSSGRVIGLSKATSPAAAPVCPQGLTFPYQLTQLYGP
- the LOC104099692 gene encoding mitogen-activated protein kinase kinase kinase 20-like, producing the protein MDNQESEKMLHWKKHYVVGTGFYGSSVYFASPMGDPSYFCSPPFAAVKSSEFQYSSPLRKEGKILQELRGCPYILHCFGEDESLENGKRTYNLLLEFAQGGTLRDLLNSKVGKKISEEEAAYYTYQILMAILHIHSKGYIHCDINPQNILVFPNAVIHANGVNNRLKLADFGSALRKGEKTCLKSSEAKGKEDGLELHIVCKHPKIPNDVSAIAMDFIKKCLERKHERRCTAEDLIKHPFVQNFLDASTDWISKRDMFNAHSRDTLGSHFIPFKLFP